The segment TCCTGCCTCAACATATCCTTCGTTTGACCCCGATACTAACTCACAACCTACAAATCAAGATTACCGTCTGGAACTAGCGAAAAGAATAATGGCGTACGATATACGTAAACCACGAGGATTTGACAAAGAGGTTAGGATCTTGAGATGGGATAAATTGATACCAGCACTTAAACGTGCATCACATAGTTATTACACTGAAATCCCACAAGGTGATGAGTTGCATGCactgttttcaaattttgacatttgAGAATGGAAAGACGTTTAGGAGtcattttacaaaatagGTGAGAAATTAGATTAGTTGGGGGACATTTGATAGACTGTATTTTTGCTAAAAGTTTTTCgttttaatttttctgttaataaaaaaattcaattctgAACTTTGTATATAGCCAAACCATTTTATATCGTAGATTTTCCTCTGTGGCGTGAATTATGCTGAAGTGGTGGTTGAATCTTCAAAGAAGGAAATGAGTTTGGATGGATTTTCGGAACCGAGAACTTTTTGTTGCAGATCTAGACTGGAAACTACGGCCAAGAAAATTGTGACAGATCCAGATTCACCGGGCCATGGTCCTGGAAGTGTCTTGCTCTCCATTTAATCATTCTACCTTCAGCGAGCCTGGCTACTACTAACCTTCTTATCATCTCTACTTCTGTGACATTAGAAATATAATTTTAAATAATTGTACTTGATTTACTACACACAATACttaaaattcaaatcttctttcAGCTTCTTTCCAGTTAACAACGTTCCACAAAGCTTTGAAATAATCAGCCTTGACATTTTTATATTGTAAGTAATAAGCATGTTCCCATGCATCAATAGCAACCAATGGAATCAAGCTTGGATCAGTAACAGTATCTTGGTTAGCAGTTGTGATGACTTCAATTTGCCCTCCGTTCTCCTTATTCTTGACAATAAAAGCCCAGCCTGAACCTTGAATACCAGCTAATTTAGcattggtgatttcaatcaatttgtcaactgaaccaaattgttgagcAATTTGCTTTCCTAAAGCTGATTCTTCACTTGGAACTTGTCCACCACCGGCACTTTGTGGAGCCAAGTTTTTCCACCATAAGCAATGGTTGATGTaaccaccaccattgaagttgatggcTTTTTGCAAAGCAACAAGTTTTTTAACTTCACCCTTGGACTTGGCTTCAACAGCACTTTCAATTGACTTGTTCAAGTTGTCGACATATGTCTTGTGGTGTTTCTGGAGAAGAGAAGTTAGTATGGAGCTATTATAGTTAGATTTGGTGTTGCAATTATGTACATACGTTGTAGTGAAGATCATTGATTTGTCCACTAATGTATGGTTCTAAAGCATCTAATTTGTAATCCAATTCAGGTAAGGAATATTTCGTTCTAATGGAACCAATGGAAGCAACAGATGGTCTAGCAGCTGATGAGGTAGCTTTCAATAATGTACGTGAAGTGTATTTGAACATGGCGATTATAGAATTGATGTATGAGTAGTTGATCTAGCAATCTTAAGCtctaaaaagaaaagcttTTCCATTTCCCCATGTGCGGATTGACCCTCTCttatataaaaaaattCCACTTCAAAggttttaattttgtggcaaaattgaaaaaagcaGATTACGTAACTGTACATGATTGAGGATGCGCGGATTGTGGAAATTGCTGCCTTGACTAGCACACACCCACACCTTCTGTAGAGAGTGTGGTGTAACTCAAAGCCTTTACTTAAAGAGTTTTGATGCACAGAGATACTATTACAAAGGGTATACGAAATAAAACCTCGCCGGATTCAGAATAATCCCGGCTGTAATCCAAACGGTAGTAAAAGctaaatcatcattttctACACACTTTATTTACATTCTTTCAACAGGCGTAAGACCTAACAAAGTCATACCGTTATAAATGACTTGTCTAGTCGCTGCGTACAAGGCCAACCTAGCTACAGccaattccttttcttGGCCTGAGACCCACAAAATATCATAACATTGAGAAACAATATGGGTCAATGTAAACAAGTATGTTACAATGGTTGATGGTTCCATATTCTTGGTAGCTCTTCTGATAGTGTCTGGGTATTGAGCTAATGTTCTAATCAATGAAGCAGCGCAGGGTTCCACTAACAAGTCAAAGTTGGCTGACTCCAACTCTTTCTCAGTAATGTCGTTTTTCCTTTGCATAGAGCATAAACGTGAATGAGCGTATTGCAAATACGGGCCAGTGTCACCTTCAAATGAAGTCATACGATCCCATTTGAATTCATAGTTCAAAATACGTTTGGATTGGAAATCTTGAATCATAACCGCTGAGATACCAACCAAATCGGCAATCTTTTCTGGATCTTCAATTTGCTTATATTTGTCTTCATTCTTCTTCATGACATCATGCATTTTCTCTTTAGTTTCTTGAAGGATGTTGTCCAAAAACACAACGTTACCTTTACGAGTTGACATTCCTTGAACCATACCGAAATTTATATGTTCCAAATTTTGAGCCCAATCAAAGCccatttgtttcaaaatttcgAAAAATTGAGCACAATGTAAGTCTTGTTGCGAAGCAACAACATAAATCATTTTATCAAACTTGTAAGTTTCATAACGTTTGATAGCTTCACCAACATCTCTAGTCAAATAGAGAGACGTACCATCGGATTTTTCCACTAAGGCTTTGcccaatttcttgttgaatttacTCAAGTCAATCAACTTAGCTCCACGATCAACATGTACCAAACccttttcttcaaacaatttggtGGCATCTttcatcttttgttgtGGAACTTGTGATTCACCAGAATAGTAATCGTAAACAATATTAAGACGTGCATAAGTGTCGACATATTTCTCAATAGAAAGATCTCTAAATCTTTCCCATATTTTTAACGCAGCTTCGTCCCCATCTTCCATTCTTCTAAAGAAGGCTCTTGCTTGTTCATTGGTGGAAGACTGaatctttttttcatcttgCTCTGAGGCATCAATAGCTCCTTCTTGAGCCTCACCAGTAGCTTCACTGGTCTCATTTCTAACATCGTTGTTAATCTTCACATAAACCTCAAACAAATGGTTAATTGGATCCTTTGCCAATT is part of the Candida orthopsilosis Co 90-125, chromosome 2 draft sequence genome and harbors:
- a CDS encoding tRNA-Arg synthetase; its protein translation is MQILRLLCKSTYIKPIPRIVSPTTFRRSMSVSTITQELSKLGLNQPKPAKDTYPDYNVVDVFRNYIGDELSRISGIEKDIIVQALDTPKLLDQGDLIVPIPKLRLKGVNPSEKSKEWAEKFNKSKFISDLVPQGVFLQFFFNKSVLFDLVISDVLKRKTDYGYLPLGVGKKVVVEFSSPNIAKPFHAGHLRSTIIGGFVSNLYEKIGWDVTRINYLGDWGKQFGLLAIGFERYGSEEELAKDPINHLFEVYVKINNDVRNETSEATGEAQEGAIDASEQDEKKIQSSTNEQARAFFRRMEDGDEAALKIWERFRDLSIEKYVDTYARLNIVYDYYSGESQVPQQKMKDATKLFEEKGLVHVDRGAKLIDLSKFNKKLGKALVEKSDGTSLYLTRDVGEAIKRYETYKFDKMIYVVASQQDLHCAQFFEILKQMGFDWAQNLEHINFGMVQGMSTRKGNVVFLDNILQETKEKMHDVMKKNEDKYKQIEDPEKIADLVGISAVMIQDFQSKRILNYEFKWDRMTSFEGDTGPYLQYAHSRLCSMQRKNDITEKELESANFDLLVEPCAASLIRTLAQYPDTIRRATKNMEPSTIVTYLFTLTHIVSQCYDILWVSGQEKELAVARLALYAATRQVIYNGMTLLGLTPVERM
- a CDS encoding Sod2 mitochondrial Mn-containing superoxide dismutase; translated protein: MIFTTTYVHNCNTKSNYNSSILTSLLQKHHKTYVDNLNKSIESAVEAKSKGEVKKLVALQKAINFNGGGYINHCLWWKNLAPQSAGGGQVPSEESALGKQIAQQFGSVDKLIEITNAKLAGIQGSGWAFIVKNKENGGQIEVITTANQDTVTDPSLIPLVAIDAWEHAYYLQYKNVKADYFKALWNVVNWKEAERRFEF